The DNA segment TGAACCTTTGACCCCAGAAAACGATGCTTCTCCACCTCAGAGTGACCATTTCCACCCTCTGCCTCTCCAAAGCGAATCCAACATGTCCCCCACTCCCAGTCCAACATCAGATATATTCGCCAGTGAGTCCCAGGACCCCAGTGGGGTGGCGCCAGCTGACGGTGTTGAATCTGACCAGGTGGAGAGCTCTTCACATGAGGAGTGTTTGCCCGAACAGCCCATGGACCAGGAGGTGAGCGAAGGCGATGCGGCGGAGACCGCAGAGGCCGACTCTGTCGAAATGGCGTGTCCCGCCAGCTCCGCTGAGAGGGAGCAGCCTGACGGTGACCGCTGCTCCAGCTCCGACAGCATCCCGTCCCTAGCGGCGGCGCTGAAGGAGCTCCACGAGCTGCTGGTGCAATCGCAGAACCGCAGCATGTCCTGCTCCCCGCCCCACCCGCATGGGCAGGACTCGGACAAAGCTTCCCCCGAGCCAAGCACACCGACGCCAGAAAACACCCAGCCTGCTCCTTCTACTGCCAacgcagctgctgcagaaacaagtGATGCCAAAGCTAACTGTGCTGCTGACGAGGAACCATCGGAGAGTCCTGACCCTGACCTCCAAGGTCAGGCTGAGCGTCTGCATGAAGACGCAGCAGAAATAGGGGAAGGGCTCGAACCGCCACGGTGCCCCGACAGCTCAGAGGACAGAGAAGAGACCTGCGTTAGCGACAGTTCTCAGCCTGAGCCGGAGGTTTCCCCCGGTTCTGCAGCGGTGCCCGAGTTCAGGGAGCCACCGGAGGGGCAGCCTGGTCGAGGAGTCGCAGACGGACAAGCCGCCAACACCCCGGATTCCCTTCAGATGGAGCGAGCTTTCCTCAGCCCTGCATCAGCGGCTGCTAGCCCGCCACAGGAAGTTTCAAGCACCTCATCCTCGTCTGCTCCTCTTCTCACTCAGGCTCCTCCACCTTCTTCGTCCCCGGCCCTCGTTCCACCCTCTCCACGTCCCTTTATGGAACAGTTCCCAGCCGAGCACATCCACAGGATCCAGGCGGCGGGTTTTTCTGCCAGAGAGGCGGTGGAGGCACTCGAGCAAGCCCACGGCGTAGTAGAGATCGCTCTGCTGGCTCTTCTGGCTCGCAGCATCACTGTGCCCACCTAGACTCATGAGCAATCTCACAAGAGTCCCCGGCCTCCCGACTCAGCATCTGTCTTCTTTATACCTTGTTGCAGATCCAGATGTTTCAGTCTCCTGTTTGAAAGGGAGCTTGGAAAAGCCACaggcaacacaaaaacacaaaatcttgtcTAGTATATTTTGGTCTACTTTgtaacacaaatatttttaaatacgcTCGAAATAAGACAGATGtagcttacaagtaactttttagcaagatgaaggagcttgttttatgtcaggggtgcccaaagtgggtcctgtagggccggcatcctgcacgctttagttttctccctggtgTTGTAAGggagcatgtcagtgttcttcttaggccttctaacaagccatcatttgatccaggtgcgttaaaccaggcagagaactaaaacatgcaggatgccggccctgcaggacccactttgggctccCCTGTTTTATGTGAATAATTCCTCAAGTCCTAGTTCTACTTATAAAGTGAAAAATCTCTTGTCATAATTCAATCTGCCACTGAaaccagtactttttcatcaacattaaggaactatttactgaataaaagctcctacattttgctgaaaagttgcttagaagttagttttatcttatttcaaatgtaataagaaactggaccaaaaatacttggtaggatttagtgtttttgcagtgaatctTGTCTCCTGGTTtgtcataaagaaaatctaagagGAAACAAGAGAACTGGTCGTTTGTTTTTGGCTATTACAGATATGTGAGGAGTGTTTGCATGCAGATGTTTTGGGTAGCCCAtcaatcaaattgtttttttaagcaatttggtatcattgatttattttttttattttattttttttgccttgttttgttttgtttcccaaCATTGATTTGTCAATACATGCAAATAGTACAATTAATTCTCAAACCCTTAAATGTTCAaagtttctctttctgaaaaatCTGTTAATCATGAATACAGTCTGTGCTCCTTTGcagattttcttgtttgtaGCCCAAATGATGACAGAACTGCCTATTGGGAACGTAAGCAGCTCAtattcaaagtgaaaaataattggAAATCTTTAAATTAACAGTAAACATCACTAAAATACCAATTGTATTTAAATGCGACAGTAGATGGCATTTCTGGTTCAGCATGTCTCTTACAGAAGGTGTCTTGTACTGTTTGTATGACTCTGCAATCCGAAAGCTTTCCAACATGTAGATTACAGAACCTGTTTTTATCTCTTGTTCTGAAACTTTCTTTTTGGTGTCAAATCCTCATAGTGTGTTTATACTTGAAATTAtcccttttcttattttgagtCTGGCCATCTTGTCAGTGCATCATATATCAAGGAGTTTCATGGCTTTATTTGAGCCATACCTACAATATTCAGGCAgatttcattatttacttttatcttgcaagaaattttaaattgcaaataaaatgaagctaATATTTGTATACTTTGTGTCTGTTTCAAGtcatttttcattattcatATGCTAATCAAGTAGTGAGGCATTTGAAAtttaggggtttttttaaacattggttTCTCAGGAAAGTGGAATATTATCCACAGTTCAGCTATAGGTTATTCATAACCCTTGCGTTTTACTTTTCAAAGGTTCCAATTTAATGAGTCCTTACTGcactttttgtcattatttatttttttgtgtaaagcGATAAGAAAGGGGCGGTAAAAGTAAAGTTCTATAATATTTATTGAGTTAGACTGTGTGAACTTGAATAAATGTGAGTACGTGACCGCATTATATGGAAATAAACTGGGTATATTTACACGTAAAGACGGAATACCCATCCTTCGCCTCCTCGTCATCATTTCCGGCCAGGTCATCTACCGGCTGACTGTCAGGGAGTGTCGCTGTCCAGCAGGACGTGTCTGAGATTATGCAGGCGGAGAAGTCACACCGGTTTCTCCTCCTGTGATTGCTGCTCAGACTGGACCCGACTGGGTGAACGTCTATTTAGtctgactggttctgttggtgtaGTTTGTGTCCATAGTTATAATGTAAGCAAAGTGTAGGAACTTATTCATACAGTCCAATACGTATGGGAAGTTTTCGGCCCGGATTCATTCTTTATGGCTTCTTTTAATGTCCGAGCAGACGGCATGTATGGCTTTAAAAACGACGTTACAGACAATCTGGAGCCTGATTTGGAGCAAGGCAATGAACGTCACATTGGGTTTTCTAATCTGGAAAATAGCCTTCATGGAAGTGGCGACAACACAGACATCCCTGAGGATTACAGGTGAGGTGAAACAGGTTAGATTCGAATAACACAGGATGTTTTGATTGCgacttttattcctttttagTCATCTAGATTTGTCTTCAGCTCTGAAACGCACCGAACAGGAGCAGGCGTGCGATTTGCTGAGTCCTTTATTAGACCTACACACTTGCCCTGAACCTCAAAAGGATGATTCATCTTTACCTGAAGAGGAGAATCTGGAAGAAGGGTGATCGAGGTGTAAAAACTGTACTTTGTTTTAACAGGGTTATAGTTTAACTAATGTGGCCTCTTCTTATAAATCCAGGGAAGCAAGTTCAGATGAGGAATCGCAAAGTGTGACATTCCAGTCAAAGTACATCAATATTTGTGAGTTAAAATATTCTTTCTCTTGTATTTACTGAAAAAATGATTGAACAcctttgattctttttcttttcaggtcCTTTGTATCAGGACTACTCCCTGCAGGCTATTGGAGACGGGATTCAAAAACTCAAAGATGGACTCTTGTCAGACCTGAGCAAATCTGAGTCCGTTTATGGTCCGTTTTCATATTTGCGGGCTGGCAACCATTTAGAGGGCGAGCCTCCTTTTCTGACCCCTGACTCAACTTCACCCACATCTCCAACTTTTTTTCATGGTCGGCGGTCTGCTTTGAGACGCCACAGCCACTTGGGAGTAGGATCCCCTCATCAGTCTGCTGATTCAATCTCAACCGAGTCTTGTTCTAATGGACAAGCTTTTACCTTAAGCGTCGGAAAGCGTTTGGAGTTTGAGGATCCATCCCCAACTCAACCACTCAGTATTAGGTTGACTTCTAGCACACTTTGGCAAGACTTGGAAGAGGTGAAAGCTTCTGGTCTGCCCAACATCTTGACACCCAAAGAGATTGGCCTTCAGGAGGTACGTGGCTTGAAATGTTGAACAAAATGATCTCGGCAGATTTGATATTTGActtctttttattgatttattagtCCACATTTGAGCTGATCAGCTCTGAAGTGTCTTACTTGAAGAGTCTCGGCGTTCTTGTCAACCATTTCTACGCATCGAAGGTGCTGAAAAAGACGATGTCCACAATGGAGCATCATACTTTGTTCTGCAACATCCGACATGTGATGGAAGCAAATACAAAGTGAGTTCCTCTGATGTgactggatgtttgtttttgttgttgttgttgttgttgttgttgttttatatatatatttatttcagtatgaATGACTGTTTCCACTTTGAACTGGTGTCTTTTAAAGATTCCTTCTGGATCTGGAAGCTCAACTGGGAGAGGGCCTGACAATATTTCAAGTCGGTGACATTGTGCTGCAACACTGTGGAAGCTTTAAGCGACACTATGTCCCATATGTGACCAATATGACGTATCAGGAGTCAGTTGTCAACCAGCTGATGTAAGCATATTCCGATATTAATGATACTGGCCTAAATGGATACGGACAGTACTTTATAGTCTACTGGGAATGGGGAAAACTGATGATAGGTCAGACTGTAAGCTTCTAATTACAATTAAAAGCAACTGTGTATCTTTAGATGCATCTTGATTGGAACATCGTTGCACTGGAGATGAATTTCTGTAATtcaaatcaaagtaaaacaggTTTATAGCTGGTATTATTCAGTGGAACCTCAAGTATTAAGTTGAAATATGGCTTACAGCAAATGAAGCCTTAAAAAGTAATCTTTCAGTTAACTTTCAATATtgccaaataaaatgtttaatacagAAATTTTGAACCACCGAGGGGCAGTTTAGTATTTTCTTGTTACCCCAGGTGGGAAATCTCTGGTTGAGGTCTGGCTTAACAAAAGGTGTGGGACAGTTTTTACCAGTATACTGGATAAATCTTAAGCTGCAGTCCATTTCTTGTTAAACATTGAGTGGATCGGTTCGTGTGTCTTCCTAGTTGACCTTTTCAATAATGCGTGGCTACAGCAGCTTCAGCAATCGCATCTTGTGGAAGGACAACTAAGTCAATATTCTCCATGATTCTCATAACAAAACTGTAAACTTACTTTATGAAATTgaattttggggttttgttACCAGTGGATTCTAATTTGCGATGCACCTAAGCTGGGTCTCTTAAGGTAATCTGCTGAATGTTTAAAGCTTTTCCAGTGATTTGATGCCAAACATCTATTGCCTGGAATTGAAATGTCGCAAAATATTGACTGATTTTATGTACTATGAACATTGGACTTCATTGCACAAAACTAAGCTAATCTTTCCCTGTTTaggcagcaaaacaaaaattttgtgTATGCTCTGAAGAAGCTTGAAAGGGACCCAGTTTGTCAAAAACAAGGACTGAAATCATTCCTGATTCTCCCATTTCAGAGAATAACGCGTATTAAACTTCTACTGGAGGTAAAACTAAGCATGGGTTGATTATGAATGCCTGACTTTACACACTGCTTTAATTTTCGATTTTGATTTCAGAGCATCTTAAAGTTGACCGAGCCAGACTCTGAAGCAGCTTCAAGTCTCTCAAAGGCCATAAAAGGCATCCATGAGGTACAGCTGTTTACTCCATCGAGTTGCAGAAATGACTTTTTCCCTGTCCTCTTTGAATCCAGAGTTGATGCAAAAGTTAATGTAAagcaattttcagattttattccaCAATTATATTATCTGTAAACATAGCAACTGCATAGTATTTTGGCTGCAGCTTCCTAATGCCCACTTATGAACAAGCCAAAAATTATAACTGGGCATTGTTTGATTTCCTCCTAGATtcaatgaaataatatttagcGTTAAACATGGCCTTTAAAAATACTTCCATTCTCTAATTTTAACACATTGCATGTTCTTTCTTGCATTGAGAAAGATTGTGTTGGAGTGTGACCAGAAGGTGGAAAAGATGAAACGCTTGGAGGAACTGATCCGCCTGGAAACGCTGATGGACTTTGATGACATTAAGGTGTTTGTTTCAACATTTCTCTTCAGAATTTGTCATCGACGCCCATTTATGACACTAATTTCTGAATTAATCCCTATCCATGCCAGTTGGTTCCTCTGGTGAAAAGCACACGCTTTCTGGTCCTCCACGGTCCTTTGGACACTGTGGTGACCTATGGGTCAAAACTGTCGACGGTCAGGATCTACCTCCACCTCTTCAATGACCTCTTGATCATCTCCTCCAAAAAGTACAACTCTTAACTCTTTTGAAAAAGGCTGAGGTGTTTGTGTTCAGGAAGTGAATTCTGCAGTGTTCTTTAACCGATTAAGTCCAACCTTTGTACTCCCACTTCCAGGTATGAACGCTTCGCTGTGCTGGATTATGCCGTCTTCCCTGAACATGTGACTGTGTTGGCGAATAAAGTTCTGGGACTTCCTGTGGATTCTTTCCTATTAAATCTGTCTCAGAGTCAGATCGGACCGCCGACTGCCATTATATTGATTGCAAGTAAAAGGTAAAATTaggtaaactttttttttttttttttttttttttgaagttcaAACTGgttaattaaacaattatttatttattttttctaattgcAGCTTTGAGAAAGAAGTATGGATAAAAGCACTTTCTAACAAGTGATGGCTGGATTtggatcatttttttaaatgggtgGGATGCATCTTGTTggttattttggattttttttttattctttggacTTGGTTCTTTCACACCAGtgcacattttaattattggctCATGACACTCTTGGGGAAATATTCAACATAATGTTGGGAGTGTAAAGGTGTCACCATTTCATTGGGGtttaactttaatgtattttataaataaaaaattttatgagCTGGGTGATTCTGAATGAGTTAATAACTTggtaaaatattgtgataaaacaagttttaaaccAGTTTATGTGACTCAAACGGTTCATCTGAACATCAGTTCACAGAAACTGGCCATGTTGGCTTGTTTGAACCAGAAATGCTGGTTCACACAAGCCAGTATTTCTGTTCTGGATCTCCTGATGCTGTAATACAGAGGTTTCAAACTGCATTCCTTGAGGGCCTAAGTCCTGTGACTTTAGATGTGTCCTACACAATGAATTAAATGGCAAAACTGCCTCACTAGCAAGCAGTCACGCTCTACAGAGATGTGCTGAAGCAGAGCggcatctaaaggttgcaggactggagtttggcCTCTCCTCGATAAAGTTTATGTATATTGCATGcatcagcaacaaggcagttcaacgTGATTCAAGTCATGAAAACATTAACATAGTGTGATGTCATGAAAACCAGTAACAGACGATTGTCAGTGCACATCAGATATTTTGTTGTACTATTTGTTTTCTACTTAAACACCTTTTTAGTTTGACATGATGGGTCATTGAAATGGCAagacagaaactcaaacattGAAATGAGGCGTGTGTGGCTCCTGAAGCATCTACGGCAGTGTGTTAATTTAAGGCCTGACTTTATCACTTAAACCTATAACGGGTAGAGTTTAATCTGAAATTATAACTTGTTAAAGCCGTGACGAGACTTTGACGAAGAATGCAGAATTTTTGCTATAGTCTACACAATAATTGGGAAGA comes from the Gambusia affinis linkage group LG07, SWU_Gaff_1.0, whole genome shotgun sequence genome and includes:
- the si:ch73-15b2.5 gene encoding rho guanine nucleotide exchange factor 19 isoform X3, which translates into the protein MSEQTACMALKTTLQTIWSLIWSKAMNVTLGFLIWKIAFMEVATTQTSLRITALKRTEQEQACDLLSPLLDLHTCPEPQKDDSSLPEEENLEEGEASSDEESQSVTFQSKYINICPLYQDYSLQAIGDGIQKLKDGLLSDLSKSESVYGPFSYLRAGNHLEGEPPFLTPDSTSPTSPTFFHGRRSALRRHSHLGVGSPHQSADSISTESCSNGQAFTLSVGKRLEFEDPSPTQPLSIRLTSSTLWQDLEEVKASGLPNILTPKEIGLQESTFELISSEVSYLKSLGVLVNHFYASKVLKKTMSTMEHHTLFCNIRHVMEANTKFLLDLEAQLGEGLTIFQVGDIVLQHCGSFKRHYVPYVTNMTYQESVVNQLMQQNKNFVYALKKLERDPVCQKQGLKSFLILPFQRITRIKLLLESILKLTEPDSEAASSLSKAIKGIHEIVLECDQKVEKMKRLEELIRLETLMDFDDIKLVPLVKSTRFLVLHGPLDTVVTYGSKLSTVRIYLHLFNDLLIISSKKYERFAVLDYAVFPEHVTVLANKVLGLPVDSFLLNLSQSQIGPPTAIILIASKSFEKEVWIKALSNK
- the si:ch73-15b2.5 gene encoding rho guanine nucleotide exchange factor 19 isoform X1: MASFNVRADGMYGFKNDVTDNLEPDLEQGNERHIGFSNLENSLHGSGDNTDIPEDYSHLDLSSALKRTEQEQACDLLSPLLDLHTCPEPQKDDSSLPEEENLEEGEASSDEESQSVTFQSKYINICPLYQDYSLQAIGDGIQKLKDGLLSDLSKSESVYGPFSYLRAGNHLEGEPPFLTPDSTSPTSPTFFHGRRSALRRHSHLGVGSPHQSADSISTESCSNGQAFTLSVGKRLEFEDPSPTQPLSIRLTSSTLWQDLEEVKASGLPNILTPKEIGLQESTFELISSEVSYLKSLGVLVNHFYASKVLKKTMSTMEHHTLFCNIRHVMEANTKFLLDLEAQLGEGLTIFQVGDIVLQHCGSFKRHYVPYVTNMTYQESVVNQLMQQNKNFVYALKKLERDPVCQKQGLKSFLILPFQRITRIKLLLESILKLTEPDSEAASSLSKAIKGIHEIVLECDQKVEKMKRLEELIRLETLMDFDDIKLVPLVKSTRFLVLHGPLDTVVTYGSKLSTVRIYLHLFNDLLIISSKKYERFAVLDYAVFPEHVTVLANKVLGLPVDSFLLNLSQSQIGPPTAIILIASKSFEKEVWIKALSNK
- the si:ch73-15b2.5 gene encoding rho guanine nucleotide exchange factor 19 isoform X2, with protein sequence MYGFKNDVTDNLEPDLEQGNERHIGFSNLENSLHGSGDNTDIPEDYSHLDLSSALKRTEQEQACDLLSPLLDLHTCPEPQKDDSSLPEEENLEEGEASSDEESQSVTFQSKYINICPLYQDYSLQAIGDGIQKLKDGLLSDLSKSESVYGPFSYLRAGNHLEGEPPFLTPDSTSPTSPTFFHGRRSALRRHSHLGVGSPHQSADSISTESCSNGQAFTLSVGKRLEFEDPSPTQPLSIRLTSSTLWQDLEEVKASGLPNILTPKEIGLQESTFELISSEVSYLKSLGVLVNHFYASKVLKKTMSTMEHHTLFCNIRHVMEANTKFLLDLEAQLGEGLTIFQVGDIVLQHCGSFKRHYVPYVTNMTYQESVVNQLMQQNKNFVYALKKLERDPVCQKQGLKSFLILPFQRITRIKLLLESILKLTEPDSEAASSLSKAIKGIHEIVLECDQKVEKMKRLEELIRLETLMDFDDIKLVPLVKSTRFLVLHGPLDTVVTYGSKLSTVRIYLHLFNDLLIISSKKYERFAVLDYAVFPEHVTVLANKVLGLPVDSFLLNLSQSQIGPPTAIILIASKSFEKEVWIKALSNK
- the si:ch73-15b2.5 gene encoding rho guanine nucleotide exchange factor 19 isoform X4 yields the protein MASFNVRADGMYGFKNDVTDNLEPDLEQGNERHIGFSNLENSLHGSGDNTDIPEDYSHLDLSSALKRTEQEQACDLLSPLLDLHTCPEPQKDDSSLPEEENLEEGEASSDEESQSVTFQSKYINICPLYQDYSLQAIGDGIQKLKDGLLSDLSKSESVYGPFSYLRAGNHLEGEPPFLTPDSTSPTSPTFFHGRRSALRRHSHLGVGSPHQSADSISTESCSNGQAFTLSVGKRLEFEDPSPTQPLSIRLTSSTLWQDLEEVKASGLPNILTPKEIGLQESTFELISSEVSYLKSLGVLVNHFYASKVLKKTMSTMEHHTLFCNIRHVMEANTKFLLDLEAQLGEGLTIFQVGDIVLQHCGSFKRHYVPYVTNMTYQESVVNQLMQQNKNFVYALKKLERDPVCQKQGLKSFLILPFQRITRIKLLLESILKLTEPDSEAASSLSKAIKGIHEIVLECDQKVEKMKRLEELIRLETLMDFDDIKLVPLVKSTRFLVLHGPLDTVVTYGSKLSTVRIYLHLFNDLLIISSKKYERFAVLDYAVFPEHVTVLANKVLGLPVDSFLLNLSQSQIGPPTAIILIASKR